The following proteins come from a genomic window of Campylobacter concisus:
- a CDS encoding pyridoxal-phosphate dependent enzyme, which yields MIEWIVLKGREFWLLRDDLLGEFNGNKARKLEYFLKADLGGTQAIVSHGSSQSNAMYSLSLFAKLKGLKFYYVVSHLSSNLEQNPVGNFKFALENGMEIFVEEEREKFAKELAISKNALFINEGVAQSEAELGFITQANEINEWSKKSGIRPDIFLPSGTGTSACYLAKHTDLRVFTAPCVGDSDYLKKQIYELDKNSKVQILNPPKKYHFGNLYKELYEIWLEVCKSGVEFELIYDPVGFMTLFANLDKLSNEILYIHQGGILGNITQKQRYERKLKIKDNR from the coding sequence GTGATTGAGTGGATTGTTCTTAAGGGGCGAGAGTTTTGGCTTTTAAGAGATGATCTTCTAGGCGAGTTTAACGGTAACAAAGCAAGAAAACTAGAGTATTTTCTAAAGGCTGATCTTGGTGGCACTCAGGCCATCGTATCTCACGGCTCAAGTCAGTCAAATGCTATGTATAGCCTAAGTCTTTTTGCTAAGCTAAAGGGGCTTAAATTTTACTATGTCGTCTCTCATCTTAGTTCAAATTTAGAGCAAAATCCAGTTGGAAATTTCAAATTTGCACTTGAAAATGGTATGGAAATTTTTGTAGAAGAGGAACGTGAGAAATTTGCTAAAGAGCTGGCAATTAGCAAAAATGCACTTTTTATAAACGAGGGCGTAGCGCAGAGTGAAGCCGAGCTTGGCTTTATCACGCAGGCAAATGAGATAAATGAGTGGAGCAAAAAAAGTGGCATAAGGCCTGATATCTTTTTACCATCAGGCACAGGCACAAGTGCATGCTACTTAGCAAAGCACACCGATCTTAGAGTTTTTACCGCTCCTTGCGTGGGAGACAGCGACTATCTCAAAAAGCAAATTTATGAGTTAGATAAAAATAGCAAGGTACAAATTTTAAATCCCCCAAAGAAGTATCATTTTGGAAATTTATACAAAGAGCTTTATGAAATTTGGCTTGAAGTGTGCAAAAGTGGTGTGGAGTTTGAGCTTATCTACGACCCAGTGGGCTTTATGACGCTTTTTGCAAATTTAGATAAGCTTAGTAATGAAATTTTATATATCCACCAGGGCGGAATTTTAGGTAACATTACACAAAAGCAAAGATATGAGAGAAAACTAAAAATAAAGGATAATAGATGA